GAGTTAGGAGCTATTGCTAATGGGGGTGTAGCTATTCCTTTTAATAACCCTGTTAATGAAGGTGAAATACCTGTTGATGGCCCTATTGCCCCTGTGAATGTTGATGTCCCTATTGCCCCTGCGAATGCTCTTGAACCTGATAATCAAATTGCAATGTGTGACAATACACATGTGCCTAGTAATGAATTTGGATTCTGCAAGTGGATGatggtttgttttgtttgtttcatTGTAGGGATGATGTATGCTTAGTTTAGTGTAAGTTGTAGGGTATTAT
The genomic region above belongs to Lactuca sativa cultivar Salinas chromosome 4, Lsat_Salinas_v11, whole genome shotgun sequence and contains:
- the LOC122197420 gene encoding uncharacterized protein LOC122197420, whose protein sequence is MSSSSSTNIRTCYCGDRVGMWTSWTRKNPGRRFFGCPNYMDEEKDCGYFRWIDPPLLNKWYKERMYELGAIANGGVAIPFNNPVNEGEIPVDGPIAPVNVDVPIAPANALEPDNQIAMCDNTHVPSNEFGFCKWMMVCFVCFIVGMMYA